From a single Microbacterium terrisoli genomic region:
- the paaA gene encoding 1,2-phenylacetyl-CoA epoxidase subunit PaaA, with protein MTTVISQAHDQAEPEQAAFDALIAADQRIEPRDWMPEAYRKTLIRQMSQHAHSEIIGMQPEGNWITRAPSLKRKAILMAKVQDEAGHGLYLYSAAQTLGITREEMTEQLISGRAKYSSIFNYPTPTWADMGAIGWLVDGAAIVNQVPLCRCSYGPYGRAMVRICKEESFHQRQGFEILLALSQGTEAQHEMAQDAVNRWFWPSLMMFGPPDDESPNSARSMAWKIKRFSNDDLRQRFIGMLVPQAEVLGLALPDPELRWDEDAQQWHTSPIDWDEFMEVLSGRGPMNAVRIQNRRTAHEDGAWVREAAAEYARKQQQKEAAA; from the coding sequence ATGACGACCGTGATCAGTCAGGCGCACGATCAGGCCGAGCCCGAGCAGGCCGCCTTCGATGCGCTCATCGCAGCCGATCAGCGCATCGAACCGCGCGATTGGATGCCCGAGGCGTACCGCAAGACGCTCATCCGCCAGATGTCGCAGCACGCGCACTCCGAGATCATCGGCATGCAGCCCGAGGGCAACTGGATCACCCGCGCCCCGAGCCTGAAGCGCAAGGCGATCCTGATGGCCAAGGTGCAGGATGAGGCCGGCCACGGCCTCTACCTGTACTCGGCCGCCCAGACCCTGGGCATCACCCGCGAGGAGATGACCGAGCAGCTGATCTCCGGCCGCGCGAAGTACTCGTCGATCTTCAACTATCCGACCCCCACGTGGGCCGACATGGGGGCCATCGGCTGGCTTGTGGACGGCGCCGCGATCGTCAACCAGGTGCCGCTGTGCCGCTGCTCGTACGGGCCGTACGGCCGGGCGATGGTGCGCATCTGCAAAGAGGAGTCGTTCCACCAGCGGCAGGGATTCGAGATCCTGCTCGCGCTCTCGCAGGGCACCGAGGCCCAGCACGAGATGGCTCAGGATGCCGTGAACCGGTGGTTCTGGCCGAGCCTGATGATGTTCGGCCCGCCCGACGACGAGTCGCCGAACTCGGCACGGTCGATGGCGTGGAAGATCAAGCGATTCAGCAACGACGACCTGCGCCAGCGGTTCATCGGGATGCTGGTGCCGCAGGCCGAGGTGCTGGGCCTGGCCCTGCCCGACCCTGAGCTGCGCTGGGATGAGGACGCCCAGCAGTGGCACACGAGCCCGATCGACTGGGACGAGTTCATGGAGGTGCTCTCCGGGCGCGGCCCGATGAACGCCGTGCGCATCCAGAACCGCCGCACCGCGCACGAAGACGGCGCGTGGGTGCGCGAGGCCGCCGCCGAGTACGCCCGCAAGCAGCAGCAGAAGGAGGCCGCGGCATGA
- the paaD gene encoding 1,2-phenylacetyl-CoA epoxidase subunit PaaD — MVGTAPTDTGRAWAAASTVCDPELPQVTIADLGVLRDVRIDASKVTVIITPTYSGCPMMDVMARDVAAAVRTAGFTDVEVHTVLAPAWTTDWISAEGRRKLEEFGIAPPTGIRPTEPVLGGLHVRCPHCRSLNTREISHFGSTACKALYECRACLEPFDYFKTH; from the coding sequence ATCGTCGGCACGGCGCCCACTGACACGGGGCGGGCGTGGGCTGCGGCATCCACCGTCTGCGACCCCGAACTGCCGCAGGTGACCATCGCCGACCTCGGCGTGCTGCGCGACGTGCGGATCGACGCGTCGAAGGTCACCGTCATCATCACACCCACCTACTCGGGCTGCCCGATGATGGACGTCATGGCCCGGGACGTCGCCGCCGCGGTGCGCACCGCCGGGTTCACCGACGTCGAGGTGCACACGGTGCTCGCGCCGGCCTGGACCACCGATTGGATCAGCGCCGAGGGCAGACGAAAGCTCGAGGAGTTCGGCATCGCACCGCCGACCGGCATCCGGCCCACCGAACCGGTGCTGGGCGGGCTGCACGTGCGCTGCCCGCACTGCCGCTCACTGAACACCCGCGAGATCTCGCACTTCGGCTCCACCGCGTGCAAGGCGCTGTACGAGTGCCGCGCGTGCCTCGAACCGTTCGACTACTTCAAGACGCACTGA
- the paaB gene encoding 1,2-phenylacetyl-CoA epoxidase subunit PaaB: MTVSGADPRESWPLWEVFVRAGRGLSHVHVGSLHAPDAELAVRNARDLYTRRNEGVSIWVVPSDAITTSDPDSKGAFFESPAGKNYRHATYYTASEGVPHL; the protein is encoded by the coding sequence ATGACCGTGTCAGGAGCCGACCCCCGCGAGAGCTGGCCGCTGTGGGAGGTGTTCGTCCGTGCCGGACGCGGCCTGAGCCACGTGCACGTCGGATCGCTGCACGCCCCCGACGCCGAGCTCGCCGTGCGCAACGCGCGCGACCTGTACACGCGCCGCAACGAGGGAGTGTCGATCTGGGTCGTGCCCTCCGACGCGATCACCACGAGCGATCCCGACTCGAAGGGCGCGTTCTTCGAGAGCCCGGCGGGCAAGAACTACCGGCACGCGACGTACTACACCGCGTCCGAGGGGGTGCCGCACCTGTGA
- the paaC gene encoding 1,2-phenylacetyl-CoA epoxidase subunit PaaC: MTRAIHISVDEVELSAELAGDQARTATPDAAEYALWLGDDALVLAQQLGAWIAHAPELEEDVALANIALDQLGHARSLLHYAGSADGRSEDELAYFRDEPQWRSAWLFEQPNGDFAHTIARQLAASVYHFALYSRLQHSDDPVLAAVAGKAVKEVEYHRDHAIQWTLRLAGGTDESRTRMIQAVEDVWPYVDELFRDEPLIDRLEGVAVRPSTLRAPFDEVIGAVFAEADLVAPTRFTASGGGRRGEHYPTLGYLLAEMQVLARQHPGATW; the protein is encoded by the coding sequence GTGACCCGCGCCATCCACATCTCCGTCGACGAGGTCGAGCTGTCTGCCGAGCTCGCCGGCGATCAGGCGCGCACGGCGACGCCGGATGCCGCCGAGTACGCGCTCTGGCTCGGCGACGACGCCCTGGTGCTGGCGCAGCAGCTGGGCGCCTGGATCGCGCACGCCCCCGAGCTCGAAGAGGACGTCGCGCTGGCCAACATCGCGCTGGACCAGCTCGGGCACGCCCGCAGCCTGTTGCATTACGCCGGATCGGCCGATGGCCGCAGCGAGGACGAGTTGGCGTACTTCCGCGACGAGCCGCAGTGGCGCAGCGCATGGCTCTTCGAGCAGCCCAACGGCGACTTCGCGCACACGATCGCGCGCCAGCTCGCGGCATCCGTCTACCACTTCGCCCTCTACTCGCGGCTGCAGCACTCCGACGACCCGGTGCTGGCTGCGGTGGCGGGCAAGGCCGTCAAAGAGGTCGAATATCACCGCGACCACGCGATCCAGTGGACGCTGCGGCTGGCCGGCGGCACCGACGAGTCGCGCACGCGCATGATCCAGGCCGTGGAGGACGTCTGGCCGTACGTCGACGAGCTGTTCCGCGACGAACCGCTCATCGACCGGCTGGAGGGCGTGGCGGTGCGGCCGTCGACCCTGCGCGCCCCGTTCGACGAGGTCATCGGCGCGGTGTTCGCCGAGGCGGACCTGGTCGCGCCGACGCGGTTCACCGCTTCGGGCGGCGGGCGCCGCGGCGAGCATTATCCGACCCTCGGATACCTGCTGGCCGAGATGCAGGTGCTCGCGCGACAGCATCCGGGGGCGACATGGTGA